One Carya illinoinensis cultivar Pawnee chromosome 5, C.illinoinensisPawnee_v1, whole genome shotgun sequence genomic window, GAAACATCTTATTCACCCCCTTAGCAGTTAGCACCAATGAATCATATTTAATATCTACTACTAAACACTCCATCTGCTAACATAATATCAAACCCTCCAATACCGCCCTCAATTCCGCTCCATTATTGAAACAATAACCAAAAGATTTAGAGAAAGTAAACACCATCTTAGATTTTTCCAATGAGAAATTAAGGTATTGTcaattgatttaaaagatttttatttatttattttaattaataattaactttttttttaataaatttatgaagtttttaaaaacatttatatAGAAAAAGGTTAAGAGCAATTTGCACTGTCCATAATAAATTTCGATAAAAGTATCAGTAGACGTCTAAAAAAAATGTACTTGGGTGAATAAATTAGTAACGTTAGGACGTAATTTGGTAGTGACGGCTGGCGTGTTATTTaggtaaaatttatatttttaattttttaatttatattttttaatatttttaaaaatataaaaaatactaatataacTAATAATCACtgctttaattaataaataagtaaaaaatattaaatatacgagtcatcaaaataaaacaataaaatgaaaGGAACAAAATATCATTATGCAAATATCATGCATTGTACACGGtgtcaacccccccccccccccccccccccccggctcgtcctctctctctctcacagagtCAAGCGTCCACTACTCGTGATTTCACCTAACATCGAACAAAAGAAAGTGCAAACATGTATCACTATATATCTATGGCTCAGAAATGCTTTATTGGTGTTAATGCTAGTATCATAGTGGAGCAAATCACTATGGTCCCCACGCACATAGGCATTTCATCCTTTTTTGATTCCCCACCTTCATAGGTTGCAAGAATTACAAGAATCACAAACAAAACAGTGTCTTTTGCAgttcaggttcctcatgagtcATGGCTTCTACTTGGGTTTATGGTATCATCTTCCTTGTTCTTGCTATGCAACAGTCTTTCCTATTTCTAGCTCTCGCTTCAAGCAATGTGAGTCTGCGTTTTCTTGTATGCGTTCTGCTGCGTTTTTTCCTTGATTTGGCTTTCTTGATCAACTTGTTTCGTGGGTTTGTGTTTTTCTCTGGTCTTGGTAGGTTCACATTGTGTATATGGGGGAGAGACGGCATGAAGAACCGGAACTTGTTCAGGACTCGCACCATGAAATCCTGTCAAATATAATTGGAAGGTTTGAGTTCTAAATCCTGTTTTTTTGGCAGACAAAATTTCAATCGCGTATTAAGTAAATTTAAAACagctataatataatttgcGTGCTCTTACTGCTATtatctttagtttttttattgccttgtgttatttaaaatctctttatcaGCATGATTTTTTATGCTCTCTAAAATTTGTTCGAAGTTGTAAAACCCAATCTCTGTTTTCATATGCGAACGTTATGTCTGGCCTcgtttttaattattgtttcCTAGTAGTTCCTACAGTTTTACGTGCATCAAATGCATTTTCACCATGTTGTTGCTGGTGAAGGCACGGGACTATGACCTAATTATGATAATAAGAAAAAAGTAAGAGCTTGAGATATCAATTTGACAGCAGTGAAGCTGCCAAGGAGTCGATTCTGTACAGCTACAAGCATGGGTTTTCGGGGTTTGCTGCAGCCTTAACTGAGTCTCAAGCCAAGCAAATTGCAGGTGTTTCAATGTTGGTGATCTGTTAATACTGGTTTCTTACCTGCAGTTGTTATTCTCCTTTCTCATAATACAATGCAGATTTCCCAGGAGTTATTCGAGTAGTTCGAAACCGAGTTCTTAACTTGCAAACAACTAGAAGTTGGGACTTCCTCCAAGTAAAGAGCCAAATTGCGAATGGGGTTACTTCAATGAGTCAATCGGGAAACGGGTCCATTATTGGTGTCATGGACACTGGTTAGTGTGGAAAAGCTGGGTTTGCTTGTATTTTACCGGGATAGTTCCTAATTGTGCTGCTTTTTGTTGAGTAGGAATCTGGCCCGAGTCTGCAAGCTTCAACGACGAGGGAATGGAACATGCTCCGCCTCGTTGGAAAGGCATATGTCAACAAGGAGAGAAGTTCAATAGCTCCCACTGTAATAGGTTAATTTACTTCATgcttttgtatttctttttacaCTAACTTATATTTTGAATCAAATTATTCTCATATGAGAGAACCAATAGTTTGGTTCCATAtaatattgaaaagaaaatcaaatttgGCAAGATCACGGTAAAGGTTATTCTAGCCATTAAAGTGATCAATGACAATGGAGTTTGGAGTAATGACTTTGTCTATTTTAGTTGATGAAACTATGCCACAACCTTCTCGGCATGCCATTAACTTTTGTATTTTGAATTCCGGAGTTAATGGAATGGTAGTTTTTACTCTGAAAGTCCCACATTTGAGTCCAAGAATATGCAGTGCTACAAAGAAGCACCAATCTGTTTtccatccctttttttttttgttcctttcaATGCATCCCTGCGAGTTTGAGGCCTCTTATATTTGATTGCAGCATTAAACACTTACTGCCGTAGGACTTTGtgcagaaaaattattggtgcaCGTTGGTATGTCAAGGGATACGAAGCTGAGTTTGGAAAGATGAATACAAGTGATGGGGCTGAATACTTATCTCCCCGAGATGCTTCAGGACACGGTACTCACACATCATCTACTGCAGCTGGGGCTCCGGTACAAAATGTGAGTTTTATGGGATTAGCTCAAGGAGTGGCAAGAGGTGGTGCTCCATCTGCTTGGTTAGCTGTTTACAAAGTTTGCTGGGCTACTGGTGGCTGCAGCTCAGCTGACATTCTAGCCGCATTTGATGATGCAATTTTTGATGGTGTAGATGTGCTTTCGGTATCTCTTGGCTCACCACCTCCACTTGatacatatattgatgatgtctTGTCCGTTGGTTCCTTCCATGCCGTAACTAAAGGAATTTCTGTTGTCTGTTCCGCTGGGAATTCTGGTCCTTACTCTCAGTCTGTCATAAATACAGCTCCATGGGTCATAACTGTGGCAGCAAGTACCATCGATAGGGCTTTCCCCACTTTCATCACTTTAGGAAACAATCGAACTTTTGTGGTACTTCTTAACTTCCTTTCCAGCCATGAATGATTGTAATTTATTCATATTGGGATGAGAAacaaatttcaatgaaatcttacTGCATTAACATAACTATAAATACCTAATCAAACAAAGAATAAACATAGAAAGATATATTGTTGTTCAGTATTATGCCCGTGTCACCAAAAGAAACTTGagaaattcatatattttaatcttatgACCACATCAATATTATTCCTTTAAAGCCAGCCTATCAAGGGAAATACACTATAATTTGGCTAATTCAACTTGTTATTTCTGATAAGTAGTTTTGAGTACATCCATTATGGAGTTGCATGGAGAGCCTGAACCCCTGGAACTGtttgttcttgttttttgttttttcccctgGTTGAACCATGCATAAAGAAGCCTTGTTTGAAACTTCACATTTATAATGAACTACTAGCTAGTTACCAAAATTTATACCTGCCTCTTTTAAATTATAGACCTAggagtaattttattttctcaaacaGGGTCAGGCTTTCTATACAGGGGAGGATGTGAACGAATTTCACCCCATTGTGAATGGACAAGATATAGCAGCTGATGATTCAGATGAATCCAGTGCAAAGTATAACGCCTTGTTTTTTGCATCTTGTTGCATGAACTCTGAGTGAAACCTCTACTCAATGTTACAATATTCATATTCTAATGGCAGTTACTTTTAGCAGGAGCTGTGTTTCAGGAACCCTAAATGCCACTTTAGCCAGAGGAAAAGTAGTTCTTTGCTTCGCATCTCGATCACAAAGTTC contains:
- the LOC122311474 gene encoding subtilisin-like protease SBT3.9 isoform X1, with protein sequence MASTWVYGIIFLVLAMQQSFLFLALASSNVHIVYMGERRHEEPELVQDSHHEILSNIIGSSEAAKESILYSYKHGFSGFAAALTESQAKQIADFPGVIRVVRNRVLNLQTTRSWDFLQVKSQIANGVTSMSQSGNGSIIGVMDTGIWPESASFNDEGMEHAPPRWKGICQQGEKFNSSHCNRKIIGARWYVKGYEAEFGKMNTSDGAEYLSPRDASGHGTHTSSTAAGAPVQNVSFMGLAQGVARGGAPSAWLAVYKVCWATGGCSSADILAAFDDAIFDGVDVLSVSLGSPPPLDTYIDDVLSVGSFHAVTKGISVVCSAGNSGPYSQSVINTAPWVITVAASTIDRAFPTFITLGNNRTFVGQAFYTGEDVNEFHPIVNGQDIAADDSDESSAKSCVSGTLNATLARGKVVLCFASRSQSSAIVATSTVLDVRGAGVIFAQFPTKDVTLTWGIPCVQIDFAIGTSLLTYIDMNRNPIVKFSPTKTAVGQQISPEVAFFSSRGPSSLSPSVLKPDIAAPGVNILASWSPAYSPFQSDMTQKHFPPLDFSIDSGTSMSCPHISGIVALLKAIHRTWSPAAIKSALVSTASLKDEYGQRTVAEGAPHKQADPFDYGGGHVDPNKAIAPGLIYDMGSSDYFHFLCSMGYNHTAISSITRSSRRCNKSANVLVNLNLPSITIPELKSNLTVSRKVTNVGPVNSIYTAFVEAPAGTEVIVKPSILRFNSTIRKLKFKVIFGSTLRVQGRYSFGNLFWLDGFHVVRIPLTVRTVIDNFYAQT
- the LOC122311474 gene encoding subtilisin-like protease SBT3.9 isoform X2, producing the protein MASTWVYGIIFLVLAMQQSFLFLALASSNVHIVYMGERRHEEPELVQDSHHEILSNIIGSSEAAKESILYSYKHGFSGFAAALTESQAKQIAGVIRVVRNRVLNLQTTRSWDFLQVKSQIANGVTSMSQSGNGSIIGVMDTGIWPESASFNDEGMEHAPPRWKGICQQGEKFNSSHCNRKIIGARWYVKGYEAEFGKMNTSDGAEYLSPRDASGHGTHTSSTAAGAPVQNVSFMGLAQGVARGGAPSAWLAVYKVCWATGGCSSADILAAFDDAIFDGVDVLSVSLGSPPPLDTYIDDVLSVGSFHAVTKGISVVCSAGNSGPYSQSVINTAPWVITVAASTIDRAFPTFITLGNNRTFVGQAFYTGEDVNEFHPIVNGQDIAADDSDESSAKSCVSGTLNATLARGKVVLCFASRSQSSAIVATSTVLDVRGAGVIFAQFPTKDVTLTWGIPCVQIDFAIGTSLLTYIDMNRNPIVKFSPTKTAVGQQISPEVAFFSSRGPSSLSPSVLKPDIAAPGVNILASWSPAYSPFQSDMTQKHFPPLDFSIDSGTSMSCPHISGIVALLKAIHRTWSPAAIKSALVSTASLKDEYGQRTVAEGAPHKQADPFDYGGGHVDPNKAIAPGLIYDMGSSDYFHFLCSMGYNHTAISSITRSSRRCNKSANVLVNLNLPSITIPELKSNLTVSRKVTNVGPVNSIYTAFVEAPAGTEVIVKPSILRFNSTIRKLKFKVIFGSTLRVQGRYSFGNLFWLDGFHVVRIPLTVRTVIDNFYAQT
- the LOC122311474 gene encoding subtilisin-like protease SBT3.6 isoform X3, whose amino-acid sequence is MASTWVYGIIFLVLAMQQSFLFLALASSNVHIVYMGERRHEEPELVQDSHHEILSNIIGSEAAKESILYSYKHGFSGFAAALTESQAKQIAGVIRVVRNRVLNLQTTRSWDFLQVKSQIANGVTSMSQSGNGSIIGVMDTGIWPESASFNDEGMEHAPPRWKGICQQGEKFNSSHCNRKIIGARWYVKGYEAEFGKMNTSDGAEYLSPRDASGHGTHTSSTAAGAPVQNVSFMGLAQGVARGGAPSAWLAVYKVCWATGGCSSADILAAFDDAIFDGVDVLSVSLGSPPPLDTYIDDVLSVGSFHAVTKGISVVCSAGNSGPYSQSVINTAPWVITVAASTIDRAFPTFITLGNNRTFVGQAFYTGEDVNEFHPIVNGQDIAADDSDESSAKSCVSGTLNATLARGKVVLCFASRSQSSAIVATSTVLDVRGAGVIFAQFPTKDVTLTWGIPCVQIDFAIGTSLLTYIDMNRNPIVKFSPTKTAVGQQISPEVAFFSSRGPSSLSPSVLKPDIAAPGVNILASWSPAYSPFQSDMTQKHFPPLDFSIDSGTSMSCPHISGIVALLKAIHRTWSPAAIKSALVSTASLKDEYGQRTVAEGAPHKQADPFDYGGGHVDPNKAIAPGLIYDMGSSDYFHFLCSMGYNHTAISSITRSSRRCNKSANVLVNLNLPSITIPELKSNLTVSRKVTNVGPVNSIYTAFVEAPAGTEVIVKPSILRFNSTIRKLKFKVIFGSTLRVQGRYSFGNLFWLDGFHVVRIPLTVRTVIDNFYAQT